Below is a window of Corynebacterium kalinowskii DNA.
CCAGTCCGGCTTTTAACGCAGGCCACTCGCTCCGCACCATTGAGTACAGTACCTCGTCGACTAGTAGCCCGTTCTTGTGACGGGCACTGGCGCGAATAACACCATCAAGTTTGAATCCAATTTTCTCGATCGCCCGCTGTGACTGCCGATTAGTCCACTTGGTGCGAATGCCCACTGCTTCGCATCCAAGTTCTTCGAAGGCGTACTCCAGCATGAGATGCTTCATCGCCGGATTTGTCATACCGCCTTGTGCTGACTGTCGAATCCAGGTGTAGCCGATCTCTAGGTGAGGAACCTTGGGCTTTAGGTCGTAAAAGGTAGTTACTCCGAGCGTCTCGTTAGTAAACGACGAGCGGACCGCGAATGGAGCCATATCCCCACGGTCCCGCAGCGCAAGCTTATCCTCGATGTCTGTGTGCATCGTTTCAGGACTAGGTGTCGATGTCCAGAAATTCTCATAAATCTTGCCCTCGCGCACCGCCTGTTGTAGCTCAGGCGTATGTGCAACGCTCAAAGGTTCGAGACGGACGTGATCGTTAGCAAGAGTCAGAGTCGGAGAAATCCACATACTTTTATGTATAGCCCACTAACTCATGTAAAAATCTAGAATTCATCTAGGTTTTAGGCGAGTTCGACAATCTCCATGTATTCGTCATTCCACAGGTCTTCGGTGCCATCTGGAAGCACGATGACCCGCTCCGGCTCCAATGCTCGAACAGCGCCCGGGTCGTGGGTAACCAGGACGACGGCACCGGTGTAGGTGCGCAATGCGTCTAGGACCTGTTCGCGGGATTGTGGGTCGAGGTTGTTGGTCGGCTCGTCAAGGAGCAGCACGTTGGCACGGGAGGACACGAGCGATGCGAGTGCAAGACGGGTCTTTTCACCACCGGAC
It encodes the following:
- a CDS encoding GNAT family N-acetyltransferase is translated as MWISPTLTLANDHVRLEPLSVAHTPELQQAVREGKIYENFWTSTPSPETMHTDIEDKLALRDRGDMAPFAVRSSFTNETLGVTTFYDLKPKVPHLEIGYTWIRQSAQGGMTNPAMKHLMLEYAFEELGCEAVGIRTKWTNRQSQRAIEKIGFKLDGVIRASARHKNGLLVDEVLYSMVRSEWPALKAGLEQRLSEF